The nucleotide sequence TCATGGTTGGTGGCGATCCCTCCCGATGAAAGGGAAACCGGTGGCACAGAAGGTCCAGATTCTTCTCGTGGACGATCTCGACGGCGGGAAGGCCGACGAAACGGTGACGTTCGCCCTCGACGGTGTCTCGTACGAGATCGATCTCAGCGAAGCGAATGCGGGTGAACTCCGCACGGCGTTGGCCGCGTACGTCCAGGTGGCGCGCAAGACCGGGGGCCGCGCCGCGGGCCGCCGCGGCGCGCGGGGCGCGGCGAAGTCGGCCGGCACCGGCCCGGACACGTCGGACGTGCGCAAGTGGGCGAAGGAGAACGGGTACGAGGTGAGCGAGCGCGGTCGCGTGCCCGCGAACATCAAAGAGGCGTACGAAAAGGCTCACGCCTGACGGACGGGCACGAAGGGCGGTTCCCCCCAGGGGCGGGCCGCCCTTCGCCGTGTCCGGGCCCGAGCGGCCCCGAGACTCAGGCCCGGCCCCGCGCCGCGCGTTGCGCCGGGAGCAGCCGCACCTGCTGGCAGGCGTCCGCGAGGCCGCTCAGCAGCCGTGTGACGTCCGCGAAGCGCACATCGCACCGCAGCAGGCTCTCCGGCCCCGCGTCGCCCGCACAGCGCAGCCGGGAGCCCGCCGGAGCCCGCAGCCACCGTGACGATTCCCACGCCCGGGGCCACGGCGCGAGCCAAGTGGTGGGCCATGGCGACGGCGCCGACACGGACGAGCCGGTGCCGTACGCCCGAAGGTCCAGGTCGACCCCGGACCAGTCCAGCCAGTCGAGCATCGCCGGCAGGTCCTCCGCGACGCCCGGGGCGACGAAGAACCGCACGCGCCCCGACGTCGTCGCGGCCACCGGGCCGAGCGGAAGGCCGAGGCGTTCCGCCCGGCGCAGCACCCGAGCCCCGGCCGCGCCCGGGACGTCCAGGACGTCGAAACGGACCCCGGTGGCCAACCGCACCGCGCGTCGTGGCCGCGCGTGCCACCAGCGCAGGATGACGTCCGGATCGGTAGTCGCCGTGTGGCCCCGGCTCCCGCACCCGCGCACGCGCCGGCCCGGCGTCCGGTACGCGGGGGAGGTCGGATATGCCGACGGCAGCGGCTGTGCCGCGCAGGCCGCCTGCCGCACGAGGGCACTCGCCGGAGCGGCCCCCTGTCCTGCGCCATTCGTCGTCGGGCGAGCGGAATCCGTAGGCTGGATCGTGGCGCTCGCGGCCACGTCGCCGACGGACCGCCCCGGGCGACCCGCACAGGCGGGTGATCCGGCGGCGGGCCCGGTGTCCGCCGTCAGGCGCGCGCCGGACGCCCCGGCGGCCGGTCCGGT is from Yinghuangia sp. ASG 101 and encodes:
- a CDS encoding histone-like nucleoid-structuring protein Lsr2 is translated as MAQKVQILLVDDLDGGKADETVTFALDGVSYEIDLSEANAGELRTALAAYVQVARKTGGRAAGRRGARGAAKSAGTGPDTSDVRKWAKENGYEVSERGRVPANIKEAYEKAHA
- a CDS encoding bifunctional DNA primase/polymerase, which codes for MAATLLFARRSAPVVPGPLDEALWYARALGWAVLPGRDVPAAVAATAPAGPATGPAAGASGARLTADTGPAAGSPACAGRPGRSVGDVAASATIQPTDSARPTTNGAGQGAAPASALVRQAACAAQPLPSAYPTSPAYRTPGRRVRGCGSRGHTATTDPDVILRWWHARPRRAVRLATGVRFDVLDVPGAAGARVLRRAERLGLPLGPVAATTSGRVRFFVAPGVAEDLPAMLDWLDWSGVDLDLRAYGTGSSVSAPSPWPTTWLAPWPRAWESSRWLRAPAGSRLRCAGDAGPESLLRCDVRFADVTRLLSGLADACQQVRLLPAQRAARGRA